The Streptomyces sp. NL15-2K genome contains a region encoding:
- a CDS encoding MMPL family transporter — MGNGDTRVRGLAARAGGWSAQHRWAAVGIWVLFVVLAMGLGSAAGRVDVDQSDGLPGETHTAARIIKDAGIDEPASETVLIQAKDGGVKATDAEFRAAVTAVMEAVDKTGKVTDVTSPYDTDTISKDGRSALVQFDMRGDSDTAGERVEPVLNAVEDVQKDHESLRIEEIGGASMMKTFDDAFGDDFQKAEYSAVPVALGILLIAFGALVAALLPVLLAITAIMATMGLMGLVSHVMPMSETANSVMLLVGLAVGVDYCLFYLRREREEREAGRDPQTALRVAAATSGRAIIVSGVTVCVAMAGMLFTGLAEFEAMGLASLMVVAVAMVGSVTVLPALLSLLGGRVEKGRIPFLRRRRRGGGNDESRFWTAVLKGVLARPVISVVVAAGALLAIAAPAVGMKTQNLTLDQEFGDSLPIVQTYNRVNDAFPGGSEPAEVVVKADDINAPEVRGALAEFKERAVASGASRGPVEIKLHDSQNLAFVYVPLVGGSDLDKAGENLEKLRDEVRPATLGKVDGVEAPITGQVAGSKDFNDQLAGAVVPVFAFVVVFAFALMLLSFRSLTIAITSIVLNLLSVGAAYGILVGVFQHGWGASLVGAEGVGAIITWLPLFLFVILFGLSMDYHVFVVSRIREARMRGRTTNEAIKHGVVTTAGVVTSAAVIMVAVFAIFGTLSMQSMKQMGVGLAAAVLIDATIIRGVLLPAVMALLGERNWYLPKWLHRMPDLTHDESPEAVARPVARDDEGERLGV, encoded by the coding sequence ATGGGGAACGGAGATACACGGGTACGGGGGTTGGCCGCCCGGGCCGGCGGTTGGAGTGCCCAGCATCGATGGGCTGCCGTCGGCATCTGGGTGCTGTTCGTCGTCCTGGCGATGGGGCTCGGGTCGGCGGCGGGGCGGGTCGATGTCGACCAGAGCGACGGGCTGCCGGGCGAGACGCACACGGCCGCCCGGATCATCAAGGACGCCGGGATCGACGAACCGGCCAGTGAGACCGTACTGATCCAGGCGAAGGACGGCGGCGTCAAGGCCACGGACGCCGAGTTCCGTGCCGCGGTCACCGCGGTCATGGAGGCCGTGGACAAGACCGGCAAGGTCACGGACGTGACTTCGCCGTACGACACGGACACGATCTCGAAGGACGGCCGCAGCGCGCTGGTGCAGTTCGACATGCGCGGCGACTCCGACACCGCGGGCGAGCGGGTCGAGCCGGTGCTGAACGCCGTCGAGGACGTCCAGAAGGACCACGAGTCGCTGCGGATCGAGGAGATCGGCGGCGCCAGCATGATGAAGACGTTCGACGACGCGTTCGGCGACGACTTCCAGAAGGCCGAGTACTCCGCCGTGCCCGTGGCCCTCGGCATCCTGCTCATCGCCTTCGGCGCGCTGGTGGCGGCCCTGCTGCCGGTGCTGCTGGCGATCACCGCGATCATGGCGACGATGGGCCTGATGGGCCTGGTCAGTCATGTGATGCCGATGAGTGAGACCGCCAATTCCGTGATGCTCCTGGTCGGTCTGGCCGTAGGCGTCGACTACTGCCTGTTCTACCTGCGCCGCGAGCGCGAGGAACGCGAGGCGGGACGGGACCCCCAGACGGCGCTGCGGGTGGCCGCCGCCACCAGTGGCCGCGCGATCATCGTCTCGGGTGTCACGGTGTGCGTGGCGATGGCGGGCATGCTGTTCACCGGGCTCGCCGAGTTCGAGGCCATGGGCCTGGCGTCGCTGATGGTCGTGGCGGTCGCCATGGTCGGATCGGTGACCGTGCTGCCCGCGCTGCTCTCACTGCTGGGCGGGCGGGTCGAGAAGGGCCGTATTCCGTTCCTGCGGCGGCGTCGCCGGGGCGGCGGCAACGACGAGAGCCGGTTCTGGACGGCCGTACTGAAGGGCGTGCTCGCGCGGCCCGTCATCTCGGTCGTCGTGGCGGCCGGCGCACTGCTCGCGATCGCCGCGCCGGCGGTCGGCATGAAGACGCAGAACCTCACCCTGGACCAGGAGTTCGGCGACTCGCTGCCGATCGTGCAGACGTACAACCGGGTCAACGACGCCTTCCCGGGCGGCTCCGAGCCGGCCGAGGTCGTCGTCAAGGCGGACGACATCAACGCGCCCGAGGTACGGGGCGCCCTGGCCGAGTTCAAGGAGCGGGCGGTCGCTTCCGGCGCCTCGCGCGGCCCGGTCGAGATCAAGCTGCACGACAGCCAGAACCTCGCCTTCGTCTACGTCCCGCTGGTCGGCGGCTCCGACCTGGACAAGGCCGGCGAGAACCTGGAGAAGCTGCGCGACGAGGTGCGGCCCGCCACGCTCGGCAAGGTCGACGGCGTCGAGGCGCCGATCACCGGACAGGTGGCCGGGTCGAAGGACTTCAACGACCAGCTGGCCGGAGCCGTCGTCCCGGTCTTCGCGTTCGTCGTGGTCTTCGCCTTCGCGCTGATGCTGCTGTCGTTCCGCTCGCTGACGATCGCGATCACCTCGATCGTGCTCAACCTGCTGTCTGTGGGCGCGGCCTACGGCATCCTCGTCGGGGTCTTCCAGCACGGCTGGGGTGCCTCGCTGGTGGGTGCGGAGGGCGTCGGCGCCATCATCACCTGGCTGCCGCTGTTCCTCTTCGTGATCCTGTTCGGCCTGTCGATGGACTACCACGTGTTCGTGGTCTCGCGGATCCGCGAGGCACGGATGCGCGGCCGTACGACGAACGAGGCCATCAAGCACGGTGTGGTCACCACCGCCGGTGTCGTGACCAGCGCCGCGGTGATCATGGTCGCCGTCTTCGCGATCTTCGGCACGCTGTCCATGCAGTCCATGAAGCAGATGGGCGTCGGCCTCGCGGCCGCGGTGCTCATCGACGCGACGATCATCCGGGGTGTGCTGCTCCCCGCGGTGATGGCGCTGCTCGGCGAGCGCAACTGGTACCTGCCGAAGTGGCTGCACCGGATGCCGGACCTCACCCACGACGAGTCGCCCGAGGCCGTGGCCCGGCCCGTGGCCCGGGACGACGAGGGTGAGCGACTGGGGGTCTGA
- a CDS encoding DUF1697 domain-containing protein, translating to MTTRYAALLRGINVGGSKKVPMAELRALLAGLGHTGVRTYLQSGQAVFTGDHGDEESLAAELTQAIEKRFGFTVDVIVRDHAYLKAVAEACPFPAAELEAKQLHVTYFSAPVDAERFAEIDRAAYLPEEFRLGDRALYLYAPNGLGRSKLAEHLSKPRLNKGVIATSRNWNTVLKLVELTE from the coding sequence ATGACGACGAGGTATGCGGCGCTGCTGCGCGGAATCAACGTGGGCGGCAGCAAGAAGGTGCCGATGGCCGAACTGCGCGCGCTCTTGGCGGGCCTCGGCCACACGGGCGTCCGTACCTATCTGCAAAGCGGCCAGGCCGTGTTCACCGGCGACCACGGCGACGAGGAGTCCCTGGCCGCCGAGCTCACGCAGGCGATCGAGAAGCGTTTCGGCTTCACGGTCGACGTGATCGTCCGCGACCACGCCTATCTGAAGGCGGTCGCCGAGGCCTGCCCCTTCCCGGCCGCCGAGCTGGAGGCCAAGCAGCTGCACGTCACGTACTTCTCCGCCCCGGTCGACGCCGAACGCTTCGCGGAGATCGACCGAGCCGCCTACCTCCCGGAGGAGTTCCGCCTCGGCGACCGCGCCCTCTACCTCTACGCCCCGAACGGTCTGGGCCGCTCCAAGCTCGCCGAGCACCTCTCCAAGCCCCGGCTGAACAAGGGCGTGATCGCCACCAGCCGCAACTGGAACACCGTGCTCAAGCTGGTGGAGCTGACCGAGTAG
- a CDS encoding VOC family protein, producing the protein MTATFYAVTLDCPDADQLARFYQGFLGGRRIVFDEGDVAVLVLEGGSVRLHFQRVGNPRPLRWPDPAAPRRQHLEFAVDEGLQEMERRLERLGALVPEQQPGGDRFRVFVDPAGHLFCLAPRETTQLTQEMLDSALPTATRSAPPA; encoded by the coding sequence ATGACCGCGACCTTCTACGCCGTGACGCTCGACTGCCCCGACGCCGATCAGCTGGCCCGCTTCTACCAGGGCTTTCTCGGCGGGCGACGGATCGTCTTCGACGAGGGCGACGTCGCCGTACTCGTCCTGGAGGGCGGGAGCGTACGGCTGCACTTCCAGCGGGTGGGCAATCCGCGGCCGCTCCGCTGGCCGGACCCGGCCGCCCCGCGCCGCCAGCATCTGGAGTTCGCCGTGGACGAGGGCCTTCAGGAGATGGAGCGGCGGCTCGAACGGCTCGGTGCGCTCGTGCCCGAGCAGCAGCCCGGCGGCGACCGGTTCCGGGTGTTCGTCGACCCCGCCGGTCATCTGTTCTGCCTGGCACCGCGTGAGACCACCCAGCTCACGCAGGAGATGCTCGATTCGGCGCTTCCGACAGCTACTCGGTCAGCTCCACCAGCTTGA
- a CDS encoding TIGR03086 family metal-binding protein, which produces MNKDDLYPYMTECAAEAARVARGVTAARLGDPTHCSDWDVRALVNHWVLYTSHGLEHRALRKQLPEELTARDFAAENDWAEAYAAQLDRAVAAWADPAVWEGEVDLGMGSLPAPELASMIIKETAVHGWDVATATGQEFRVSDGAARLILDVVVTHGDLYRQYDGFADPVPLPDDAPVFDRALAASGRDPRRRALGTPGR; this is translated from the coding sequence ATGAACAAGGACGACCTCTACCCGTACATGACCGAATGCGCCGCCGAGGCGGCCCGCGTCGCGCGCGGTGTCACGGCCGCGCGGCTCGGCGATCCCACCCACTGCTCCGACTGGGACGTCCGCGCCCTGGTCAACCACTGGGTCCTGTACACCTCGCACGGCCTGGAGCACCGCGCCCTGCGCAAGCAGCTCCCCGAGGAGCTGACCGCCCGCGACTTCGCCGCCGAGAATGACTGGGCCGAGGCGTACGCCGCCCAGCTGGACCGCGCGGTCGCCGCCTGGGCCGATCCGGCGGTGTGGGAGGGCGAGGTGGACCTGGGCATGGGGAGCCTGCCCGCCCCCGAGCTCGCCTCAATGATCATCAAGGAGACGGCCGTGCACGGCTGGGACGTCGCCACGGCCACCGGCCAGGAGTTCCGCGTCTCGGACGGCGCCGCCCGCCTGATCCTCGACGTGGTCGTCACCCACGGCGACCTCTACCGGCAGTACGACGGCTTCGCCGACCCTGTACCGCTGCCGGACGACGCACCCGTGTTCGACCGTGCCCTCGCCGCGAGCGGCCGGGACCCGCGCCGGCGTGCCCTGGGGACGCCGGGCCGCTGA
- a CDS encoding protein kinase, producing the protein MSGMLDSGMRLTAENGDEVEVVDMLGAGGQGEVYRVRTPSGEKALKWYYPTCATPDQEAIVRELVSRDFDDDRFLWPQAYVPAYRGSFGYLMGLRPQRFKGLPALFRRQLRTSTRALLTACLYTVEAYQALHSRGIAYRDISWGNIFFDPDTGDVLVCDNDNAVVEGDATGISGTMEFMAPELVRGDPGARPGTQSDLHSLAVLLFMLLMNHHPLKGKRELGIHCLDEAAERKLYGKSPLFVFDPADDSNAPDPMEHTTVLATWDAAAGTLRELFRRGFTTGLRDPAARVRESEWRDALRAVLDSVVECASCGRQNMTEPGENPPARACWGCGAQLVLPPRLTVTTPPPRAEHHIRLRRAARVQAHHLLPEPTRHDCSDETLVAELVEHPSKPGRFGITNRSKEPWSATRSDGTPQQIDPGQTVPLRSGLELDLGAGVRAVVRAK; encoded by the coding sequence ATGAGCGGCATGCTCGACAGCGGTATGCGCCTGACCGCGGAGAACGGCGACGAGGTCGAGGTCGTCGACATGCTGGGCGCGGGCGGCCAGGGCGAGGTGTACCGGGTCAGGACACCGAGCGGGGAGAAGGCCCTCAAGTGGTACTACCCGACGTGCGCGACGCCGGACCAGGAGGCGATCGTACGGGAGCTGGTGTCCCGGGACTTCGATGACGACCGGTTCCTGTGGCCACAGGCGTACGTGCCGGCGTACCGCGGTTCGTTCGGGTACCTGATGGGGCTGCGTCCGCAGCGCTTCAAGGGACTGCCCGCGCTGTTCCGGCGCCAACTGCGCACCAGCACGAGAGCGTTGCTGACGGCGTGCCTGTACACGGTGGAGGCGTACCAGGCGCTGCACTCGCGCGGGATCGCCTACCGGGACATCTCCTGGGGCAACATCTTCTTCGACCCGGACACCGGTGACGTGCTGGTGTGCGACAACGACAACGCGGTGGTGGAGGGGGACGCCACCGGCATCTCGGGGACGATGGAGTTCATGGCGCCGGAGCTGGTGCGCGGCGATCCGGGCGCGCGGCCGGGCACCCAGTCCGATCTGCACTCGCTCGCCGTGCTGCTGTTCATGCTGCTGATGAACCATCATCCGCTCAAGGGCAAGCGGGAGCTGGGCATCCACTGCCTGGACGAGGCGGCGGAGCGCAAGCTGTACGGCAAGAGCCCGCTGTTCGTCTTCGACCCGGCCGACGACTCCAACGCGCCCGACCCGATGGAGCACACGACCGTGCTGGCCACCTGGGACGCGGCGGCCGGGACGCTGCGGGAGCTGTTCCGGCGCGGCTTCACGACCGGCCTGCGCGACCCGGCGGCCCGGGTGCGCGAGTCGGAGTGGCGTGACGCGCTGCGGGCGGTGCTGGACTCCGTGGTCGAGTGCGCCTCCTGCGGGCGGCAGAACATGACGGAGCCGGGCGAGAACCCGCCGGCGCGCGCCTGCTGGGGCTGTGGCGCCCAGCTGGTGCTGCCGCCGCGGCTGACGGTGACCACGCCGCCGCCGCGCGCGGAGCACCACATCCGGCTGCGGCGGGCGGCCCGGGTGCAGGCCCACCATCTCCTTCCGGAGCCGACCCGGCACGACTGCTCCGACGAGACCCTGGTCGCCGAGCTGGTCGAACACCCCTCCAAGCCGGGCCGCTTCGGCATCACCAACCGCTCGAAGGAGCCCTGGTCGGCCACCCGCTCCGACGGCACCCCGCAGCAGATCGACCCCGGCCAGACGGTTCCGCTGCGCTCAGGCCTGGAGCTGGATCTGGGGGCCGGGGTGCGGGCGGTGGTCCGGGCGAAGTGA
- a CDS encoding PP2C family serine/threonine-protein phosphatase, which translates to MVTLGVRRWETLGDSVQGVGKRCNQDWYACEGAGSGDDPLVLAVADGHGSAAHARSELGARFAVDRFTNLAASFGRAARDCHEPGRLARLMAYARDGFPRALVHDWREAALGHWTRHRPVADDGAREPSCDEKLVLYGTTLIGAVLTPWLFVAWQIGDGDLAVVEHDGALRRPLAPAQEDLGDETESLCGREAWRAMRMHWAPVFDEARTPRLVVLSTDGLSKSFASADGYREFVTGLDGRLTAEGSAEVRAALPGWLRQASRYSGDDTTLTAALRRTHAVRDTLPMDPTEPMETERKTET; encoded by the coding sequence GTGGTGACGCTCGGGGTGCGACGTTGGGAGACGCTGGGCGACAGCGTCCAGGGCGTCGGCAAGCGGTGCAACCAGGACTGGTACGCCTGCGAGGGCGCCGGTTCCGGCGACGACCCGCTCGTCCTGGCGGTGGCCGACGGGCACGGCTCGGCCGCGCACGCGCGCAGCGAGCTCGGTGCCCGGTTCGCCGTGGACCGCTTCACGAACCTCGCGGCCTCCTTCGGCCGGGCGGCCCGCGACTGCCATGAACCCGGGCGGCTGGCACGGCTGATGGCGTATGCCCGGGACGGCTTCCCGCGCGCCCTGGTGCACGACTGGCGGGAGGCGGCGCTGGGTCACTGGACGCGGCACCGCCCGGTGGCCGACGACGGGGCGCGGGAGCCTTCGTGCGACGAGAAGCTGGTGCTGTACGGCACGACGCTGATCGGTGCCGTGCTCACGCCGTGGCTGTTCGTGGCCTGGCAGATCGGCGACGGGGACCTGGCGGTGGTCGAGCACGACGGCGCGCTGCGCCGGCCGCTGGCCCCCGCCCAGGAGGACCTGGGCGACGAGACGGAGTCCCTGTGCGGCCGTGAGGCCTGGCGGGCGATGCGGATGCACTGGGCGCCGGTGTTCGACGAGGCACGCACGCCGCGGCTGGTGGTGCTGTCGACGGACGGGCTGTCGAAGAGCTTCGCGTCGGCCGACGGCTACCGGGAGTTCGTGACGGGTCTCGACGGCCGCCTGACCGCGGAGGGCAGTGCGGAGGTACGGGCCGCGCTGCCCGGCTGGCTGCGGCAGGCCTCGCGGTACTCCGGGGACGACACGACCCTGACGGCCGCGCTGCGCCGCACGCACGCGGTACGGGACACCCTCCCCATGGACCCCACGGAACCCATGGAAACGGAACGGAAGACGGAGACGTAG
- a CDS encoding tellurium resistance protein: protein MANRPVHFIWLLDCSYSMQGEKIARLNYAIREAVPEMRSVAHDNPAAQLLLRTITFSTTARWHHQTPVPVDDFTWQDVEVDGMTNLGEALNLVSRELQSPPMPERALKPVLALVSDGVPTDDWKAGLKAIDATPWGRKAVRVAIAIGADADRGVLQEFLGNPELQPLDANSPKQLAAAIRWASTAAVKAASQPVAGSADPAVTMVKQPYAPPVLDDDDDDDVW from the coding sequence ATGGCCAACCGGCCGGTTCACTTCATCTGGCTCCTCGACTGCTCGTACTCGATGCAGGGCGAGAAGATCGCCCGGCTCAACTACGCCATCCGGGAAGCCGTTCCGGAGATGCGGTCGGTGGCGCACGACAACCCCGCGGCGCAACTGCTGCTGCGCACCATCACCTTCTCCACCACGGCCCGGTGGCACCACCAGACGCCGGTCCCGGTCGACGACTTCACCTGGCAGGACGTCGAGGTGGACGGTATGACCAACCTCGGCGAGGCGCTGAACCTGGTCTCGCGGGAGCTGCAGAGCCCGCCGATGCCGGAGCGGGCGCTGAAGCCGGTGCTGGCGCTGGTGTCGGACGGCGTGCCCACGGACGACTGGAAGGCGGGCCTGAAGGCGATCGACGCGACGCCGTGGGGCCGCAAGGCGGTGCGGGTCGCCATCGCGATCGGCGCGGACGCGGACCGTGGCGTGCTGCAGGAGTTCCTCGGCAACCCCGAGCTCCAGCCGCTGGACGCCAACAGCCCCAAACAGCTGGCGGCGGCCATCCGGTGGGCGTCCACGGCGGCGGTGAAGGCGGCCTCGCAGCCGGTGGCGGGCTCGGCGGACCCGGCCGTCACGATGGTGAAGCAGCCGTACGCGCCGCCGGTCCTGGACGACGACGATGACGACGACGTGTGGTGA